A single region of the Serinus canaria isolate serCan28SL12 chromosome 1, serCan2020, whole genome shotgun sequence genome encodes:
- the CEP295 gene encoding centrosomal protein of 295 kDa isoform X1 gives MKRKLATAGTLRLSPNEEAMFLKEESERRRKLRLQQVREQQKYISYQIRQKVKQRREEQLHQLEEALRAEWQKAQDEKMKALEELYLSSLRAIGEGHRQAKENEPDLKALAKQAEERKQRAETRHRKALIEQKHQKEKLFREQARRADARKRALEVERQRAAKVASLPPPPPRPFESFEVKKILAVKPCGAGNFSVTRYHIAEALVDREVDGEQPDAHLAAEEEGRRLEELHREAERERRKQLEKAHIRGNHALKKMQLAKDRERFLEELEQMHAQDRMRRRQVVAQMPPQVSVPPCKRMEVKEEWQRELESAFEEMCSEDRNMKGDLILQFEPQPLPAPSDRAQDNDLDISLEHESACDTQPELPCDTQQESGRVIEEEVSNEPERHEEGKTCQPRSKLALKKLLKKIRSQKEEWTSKSEKESQSEFETIESGTIASEKRPLYGLELNKEQQKNTVSEAKDSMKMLENAVADDKSVPIHPQEQAAKIRMEEERQKWNEEIEKQKQEQLALIKKIEEEKALLEADYLKIQMQTCLEQAKKKKEEEDESQLVQSHSLHSTDQQNQMEHETGNVSESRNPGEDSHRQMIHNFQQRLLQQKRLHKQTIEEARKNLQEYQNTLRQRYLSASETPLSTRETKPINLEAVSEPLLQMQGAQPAQYQALEQVHAQEYARSLPEFSGTLGMLEKPSSQKQQEDVRNICAGKSVHFSEASELKHGGFHLPCDCPSQKQVGIFETANNHIREPFQSHLPSGSVRKEVTAGRTQPEAQQQHLRFVSRAESSSESSETVHSKELPQKISNYRNKTEAGEEHPFKKSIMPATRRSALADPLAYQQGSVESSSKTNPDQPLNLSEPTILVHEESKAQGVEEFLMSKAEDASSLNYSGILSLRDRVLASSESIQAQQKYLKELQEQLDAQREALLSKQRIQEKLLLQKQDKLKEQMQRQQEALKELLKKQVRHMCPNEEMTEAQKPVRIKRTDFFQVSENYQQENCGRNKFHGSETISRCIGPVEQTEQPEKVLCREQKWRSSKPPVTKVKLGLGLEQHELSIIPEVDTPKSCNLSLAGITSYEGKASNGSPRQTNPPGRLLQELLKMAAETSCESAQSQDSQVSQDSPVVAAEGGERLRASSGPSLRLDNTEVTGSEAFMQRRPCDVASTVSTGTFSTSEMLNASPADTGLSSDSREDGILRETGSHPWNSSLPFTLQQRQEILSGVCESQLSEGEKYFYRENQIQQILGRPTGNLNSYSEDNTHFQALATELCFPEMEGPFPNFDHQIFQPLEASVDFDTSSSSSCCSQYRISQHSREFSKTSEFSTESPDVSAFVEEKNSSLNRQRSSLPSNLEANGQNVSSEEGLVGENVAPGSEESFHTLQLESTLSDDCQNADQTGDMNIVSQRPFEQAPGIKNRGNESCASPASGYEELSRSMGCINLQGSVEDLRNKSLIHLEEQNSFYQLDPIPVTMDETFPQQLIKETVPSEKLSLEAFDKKDEKLPEKSVHVDEVNKAVDLHSQCNMDKEEPDQSFPEGQESLRVLKETNLEDSDIRLHPVVQQNSSLFQGHEKHSYPVPRSSCHIPVWETESGHGILEEPELTLVSSNDISIVESDIEHPNQEKIKEDAMDNSACVDQSECNVYTEEREFLPLTPDADDSAFIRPDSSPKAQSPNKSHSPSHQTAVMVLEFAATPESLQKAFLKRKQNFIQESLKRVEAIKNKERENEKLRARKLLGGKSEVLRSRQKSGLLSGKNGALANHLKKVGEVKVSSPEDRKSGEIEMHQRTSRLYNQLAEVKIRNEEKTRQETYAKNREKAKEFQKKMLEKLRAKKTCKAP, from the exons ATGAAGAGGAAACTTGCCACAGCTGGGACATTGAGGCTTAGTCCTAATGAAGAAGCCATGTTTCTGAAAGAAGAAtctgaaagaagaagaaaactaaGGTTACAACAG gtcagagagcagcagaagtaTATCTCCTACCAGATAAGGCAGAAGGTAAAACAGAGGAGAGAAGAACAACTGCATCAGTTAGAGGAGGCACTGAGAGCTGAATGGCAGAAGGCACAGGATGAGAAGATGAAAGCCCTGGAAGAACTGTATCTATCAAGCTTAAGAGCGATTGGGGAGGGTCACCGACAGGCCAAGGAAAAT GAACCTGACTTAAAAGCTCTGGCAAAGcaagcagaagaaaggaaacaaagagcaGAGACGAGACATAGAAAAGCTCTGATAGAGCAGAagcaccaaaaagaaaaattatttcgTGAGCAAGCCAG ACGAGCAGACGCGCGTAAACGTGCTCTGGAAGTGGAAAGACAAAGAGCAGCCAAAGTTGCAAGCCTGCCACCTCCTCCACCACGTCCTTTTGAG agTTTTGAAGTGAAAAAGATCCTTGCTGTGAAGCCCTGTGGTGCTGGCAACTTTTCTGTTACACGTTACCATATTGCTGAAGCTTTGGTGGACAGAGAAGTGGATGGAGAGCAG CCAGATGCTCATTTAGCTGCTGAAGAAGAAGGGAGGCGTTTGGAGGAACTAcacagggaggcagagagggaaagaagaaagcagcttGAAAAGGCACATATTAGAGGAAATCACGCCTTGAAGAAGATGCAGTTGGCCAAG GACAGGGAAAGATTCCTGGAAGAACTGGAGCAAATGCATGCTCAGGATCGGATGCGCAGGAGACAGGTTGTCGCACAGATGCCACCTCAGGTTTCAGTGCCACCATGCAAACGCATGGAAGTAAAAGAAGAATGGCAGAGAGAACTGGAGTCTGCATTTGAAGAAATGTGCAGTGAAGACAGGA ACATGAAAGGAGACCTGATTCTGCAGTTTGAGCCACAACCTTTGCCAGCCCCttctgacagagctcaagatAATGATCTTGATATCTCCTTGGAGCATGAATCTGCTTGTGACACTCAACCAGAACTTCCTTGTGATACTCAGCAAGAATCAGGACGCGTGATAGAAGAGGAGGTCTCTAATGAACCAGAAA GgcatgaagaaggaaaaacttGCCAACCTCGGTCAAAACTTGCTTTAAAGAAATTGTTGAAGAAAATTAGAAGCCAAAAAGAGGAGTGGACATCAAAAAGTGAGAAAGAGAGTCAAAGTGAATTTGAAACTATTGAATCAGGCACAATTGCTAGTGAAAAGAGACCATTATATGGTTTAGAACTTaacaaggagcagcagaaaaatactgTGTCTGAAGCCAAAG ACTCTATGAAAATGTTGGAAAATGCAGTTGCAGATGACAAGTCAGTTCCAATCCATCCTCAAGAACAAGCAGCTAAAATCAGAATGGAAGAGGAGAGACAGAAATGG aATGAGGAAatagagaaacagaaacaggagcagctggccttgattaaaaaaattgaggAAGAGAAAGCTCTTTTGGAGGCTGATTATCTGAAGATCCAAATGCAAACCTGTTTGGAGCaggctaagaaaaaaaaggaagaggaagacgAAAGTCAGCTGGTACAAAGCCACAGTCTCCATTCCACAGACCAGCAGAACCAAATGGAACATGAG aCTGGAAATGTATCAGAAAGCAGGAATCCAGGAGAAGACAGTCATAGACAGATGATACATAATTTTCAACAGCGCCTTCTGCAGCAAAAAAG GTTGCACAAACAAACCATTGAAGAAGCTAGAAAGAATCTACAGGAGTACCAGAATACACTGAGGCAAAGGTATTTGTCTGCTTCTGAAACACCTCTGAGCACAAGGGAAACAAAACCCATTAATTTAGAGGCTGTCTCAGAGCCGCTCCTACAGATGCAAGGAGCGCAGCCAGCACAGTaccaggcactggaacaagttcATGCCCAAGAGTATGCGCGGTCATTACCTGAGTTTTCAGGAACGTTGGGTATGTTGGAAAAACCATCTTCACAGAAGCAGCAAGAGGATGTGCGTAATATTTGTGCTGGAAAATCAGTGCATTTTTCAGAAGCATCAGAATTGAAGCATGGAGGGTTTCACTTGCCCTGTGACTGTCCTTCACAGAAACAAGTGGGAATATTCGAAACTGCCAATAATCACATCAGAGAACCATTCCAGTCCCATTTACCGTCAGGGTCAGTCAGGAAAGAAGTGACTGCAGGAAGAACACAACCAGAAGCACAGCAACAGCACTTGAGATTTGTGTCACGTGCAGAAAGTTCCTCTGAGTCTTCAGAAACAGTACACTCTAAAGAGTTACCTCAGAAGATATCTAACTATCGAAACAAGACAGAAGCTGGAGAAGAGCATCCATTTAAGAAGTCCATCATGCCAGCCACAAGGAGATCAGCCTTGGCTGATCCTTTAGCCTATCAGCAGGGATCTGtagagagcagcagcaaaacaaaccctgaTCAACCTCTCAATCTTTCTGAACCCACAATTCTAGTGCATGAAGAATCTAAAGCCCAGGGTGTTGAAGAATTCTTGATGTCAAAAGCAGAAGATGCATCTTCGTTAAATTATTCTGGTATATTGAGCTTAAGGGACAGAGTGCTGGCCTCATCAGAAAGCATCCAAGCTCAGCAAAAGTATTTGAAAGAATTGCAAGAGCAGCTAGATGCACAAAGAGAAGCTCTTCTTTCTAAACAGAGAATACAAGAAAAACTACTTTTACAGAAGCAAGATAAATTGAAGGAACAGATGCAGAGACAGCAAGAGGCTTTGAAAGAACTACTAAAAAAGCAG GTGAGACATATGTGCCCAAATGAAGAAATGACAGAGGCACAAAAGCCTGTCAGGATTAAAAGAACTGACTTCTTCCAAGTGTCAGAAAACTACCAGCAAGAGAATTGTGGCAGGAATAAATTTCACGGAAGTGAAACAATTTCACGGTGCATTGGCCCGGTTGAGCAAACTG AACAACCTGAGAAAGTTCTCTGTAGAGAACAGAAATGGAGATCTTCCAAACCACCAGTGACAAAAGTCAAGTTAGGTCTTGGTTTGGAGCAACATGAACTTAGTATTATACCAGAGGTAGACACACCGAAGAGTTGCAACCTCTCTTTGGCAG GCATAACAAGCTATGAAGGAAAAGCCTCCAATGGAAGTCCAAGGCAAACTAATCCACCAGGAAGATTATTACAAGAATTGCTGAAGATGGCTGCTGAAACGTCATGTGAATCAG CCCAGTCCCAGGATTCTCAAGTGTCTCAAGATTCACCAGTTGTTGCTGCTGAAGGTGGAGAGAGACTTAGAGCAAGTTCTGGACCATCACTGAGGCTTGATAATACG GAAGTGACAGGTTCAGAGGCTTTCATGCAACGAAGACCCTGTGATGTAGCTTCAACAGTTTCCACTGGCACCTTTTCAACCAGTGAAATGTTGAATGCAAGCCCTGCTGACACTG GATTGTCTTCTGATAGTAGAGAAGATGGAATTCTGAGAGAAACAGGAAGCCACCCTTGGAACTCTTCACTTCCTTTTACCTTGCAGCAGAGGCAAGAGATTTTGTCTGGAGTGTGTGAAAGTCAGTTGTCTGAAGGAGAGAAGTACTTTTATAGAGAAAACCAGATACAGCAGATCTTGGGGAGACCTACTGGCAACTTGAACTCTTACTCGGAGGACAATACACATTTCCAAG CTCTAGCAACTGAACTCTGTTTTCCTGAAATGGAGGGACCTTTTCCAAACTTCGATCACCAGATCTTTCAGCCTTTGGAAGCAAGTGTTGATTTTGatacatcatcatcatcatcatgctGTTCTCAATACAGGATTTCCCAACACAGCAGAGAATTTAGCAAG ACTTCAGAATTTTCAACAGAAAGTCCAGATGTGTCTGCATTTGTAGAAGAGAAAAACTCCAGTCTGAACAGACAAAGAAGCAGTTTGCCTTCTAATCTTGAAGCAAATGGGCAAAACGTTTCATCAGAAGAAGGGTTGGTTGGAGAAAATGTTGCTCCAG GATCTGAAGAATCTTTTCACACACTGCAATTAGAATCTACTCTGAGTGATGACTGTCAGAATGCTGATCAGACAGGGGATATGAACATTGTGTCACAGAGACCTTTTGAACAAGCCCCTGGAATTAAAAACAGAGGGAATGAGAGCTGTGCTTCACCTGCAAGTGGATATGAAGAGCTGTCAAGAAGTATGGGGTGTATTAATCTCCAGGGTTCAGTGGAAGATCTGCGGAACAAAAGTCTGATTCACCTGGAAGAGCAAAACTCATTTTATCAGCTAGATCCCATACCAGTTACAATGGATGAAACTTTCCCTCAGCAATTAATAAAAGAGACTGTGCCTTCTGAAAAGTTATCTTTGGAGGCATTTGATAAGAAGGATGAGAAGCTTCCTGAAAAATCAGTTCATGTAGATGAAGTAAATAAAGCTGTAGATCTGCATTCTCAGTGCAATATGGACAAGGAGGAGCCAGATCAAAGCTTTCCAGAGGGACAAGAGTCTCTGAGGGTTCTCAAAGAAACCAACTTGGAGGACTCAGACATCCGTTTGCACCCTGTTGTACAGCAGAACAGTTCTTTATTTCAAGGACATGAAAAACATTCTTATCCTGTGCCCAGAAGCTCATGTCATATTCCAGTCTGG GAGACTGAGTCAGGGCACGGTATTCTGGAAGAACCTGAGCTCACTCTGGTAAGCTCCAATGATATCAGTATTGTAGAATCAGACATTGAACATCCTAACCAAGAGAAAATTAAGGAGGATGCAATGGATAACTCAGCATGTGTGGATCAGTCTGAATGTAATGTTTATACTGAG GAGAGAGAATTTTTGCCACTAACTCCAGATGCAGATGATTCAGCATTCATAAGGCCTGACAGTTCTCCCAAAGCCCAGAGTCCCAACAAGAGTCACTCTCCGTCACATCAGACTGCAG tgatgGTGCTGGAATTCGCAGCTACACCCGAAAGTttacaaaaagcttttttaaaaagaaagcagaatttcatcCAGGAATCTCTGAAAAGAGtagaagcaataaaaaataaggagagagaaaatgaaaagctgagaGCAAGAAAGCTTCTAGGAGGAAAATCTGAGGTTCTAAGAAGCAGACAGAAGTCTGGTCTTCTCTCCG gaAAAAATGGTGCACTTGCCAATCATTTGAAAAAAGTAGGAGAAGTGAAAGTATCTTCTCCAGAGGATAGGAAGTCTGGAGAAATTGAAATGCACCAGCGTACATCCAG acTTTATAATCAGCTTGCAGAagtaaaaatcagaaatgaagaaaaaacaaggcAAGAAACTTATGctaaaaacagagaaaaggctAAAGAGTTTCAAAAG AAAATGCTGGAGAAACTGCGGGCCAAGAAAACTTGCAAAGCACCATGA
- the CEP295 gene encoding centrosomal protein of 295 kDa isoform X2: MKALEELYLSSLRAIGEGHRQAKENEPDLKALAKQAEERKQRAETRHRKALIEQKHQKEKLFREQARRADARKRALEVERQRAAKVASLPPPPPRPFESFEVKKILAVKPCGAGNFSVTRYHIAEALVDREVDGEQPDAHLAAEEEGRRLEELHREAERERRKQLEKAHIRGNHALKKMQLAKDRERFLEELEQMHAQDRMRRRQVVAQMPPQVSVPPCKRMEVKEEWQRELESAFEEMCSEDRNMKGDLILQFEPQPLPAPSDRAQDNDLDISLEHESACDTQPELPCDTQQESGRVIEEEVSNEPERHEEGKTCQPRSKLALKKLLKKIRSQKEEWTSKSEKESQSEFETIESGTIASEKRPLYGLELNKEQQKNTVSEAKDSMKMLENAVADDKSVPIHPQEQAAKIRMEEERQKWNEEIEKQKQEQLALIKKIEEEKALLEADYLKIQMQTCLEQAKKKKEEEDESQLVQSHSLHSTDQQNQMEHETGNVSESRNPGEDSHRQMIHNFQQRLLQQKRLHKQTIEEARKNLQEYQNTLRQRYLSASETPLSTRETKPINLEAVSEPLLQMQGAQPAQYQALEQVHAQEYARSLPEFSGTLGMLEKPSSQKQQEDVRNICAGKSVHFSEASELKHGGFHLPCDCPSQKQVGIFETANNHIREPFQSHLPSGSVRKEVTAGRTQPEAQQQHLRFVSRAESSSESSETVHSKELPQKISNYRNKTEAGEEHPFKKSIMPATRRSALADPLAYQQGSVESSSKTNPDQPLNLSEPTILVHEESKAQGVEEFLMSKAEDASSLNYSGILSLRDRVLASSESIQAQQKYLKELQEQLDAQREALLSKQRIQEKLLLQKQDKLKEQMQRQQEALKELLKKQVRHMCPNEEMTEAQKPVRIKRTDFFQVSENYQQENCGRNKFHGSETISRCIGPVEQTEQPEKVLCREQKWRSSKPPVTKVKLGLGLEQHELSIIPEVDTPKSCNLSLAGITSYEGKASNGSPRQTNPPGRLLQELLKMAAETSCESAQSQDSQVSQDSPVVAAEGGERLRASSGPSLRLDNTEVTGSEAFMQRRPCDVASTVSTGTFSTSEMLNASPADTGLSSDSREDGILRETGSHPWNSSLPFTLQQRQEILSGVCESQLSEGEKYFYRENQIQQILGRPTGNLNSYSEDNTHFQALATELCFPEMEGPFPNFDHQIFQPLEASVDFDTSSSSSCCSQYRISQHSREFSKTSEFSTESPDVSAFVEEKNSSLNRQRSSLPSNLEANGQNVSSEEGLVGENVAPGSEESFHTLQLESTLSDDCQNADQTGDMNIVSQRPFEQAPGIKNRGNESCASPASGYEELSRSMGCINLQGSVEDLRNKSLIHLEEQNSFYQLDPIPVTMDETFPQQLIKETVPSEKLSLEAFDKKDEKLPEKSVHVDEVNKAVDLHSQCNMDKEEPDQSFPEGQESLRVLKETNLEDSDIRLHPVVQQNSSLFQGHEKHSYPVPRSSCHIPVWETESGHGILEEPELTLVSSNDISIVESDIEHPNQEKIKEDAMDNSACVDQSECNVYTEEREFLPLTPDADDSAFIRPDSSPKAQSPNKSHSPSHQTAVMVLEFAATPESLQKAFLKRKQNFIQESLKRVEAIKNKERENEKLRARKLLGGKSEVLRSRQKSGLLSGKNGALANHLKKVGEVKVSSPEDRKSGEIEMHQRTSRLYNQLAEVKIRNEEKTRQETYAKNREKAKEFQKKMLEKLRAKKTCKAP; encoded by the exons ATGAAAGCCCTGGAAGAACTGTATCTATCAAGCTTAAGAGCGATTGGGGAGGGTCACCGACAGGCCAAGGAAAAT GAACCTGACTTAAAAGCTCTGGCAAAGcaagcagaagaaaggaaacaaagagcaGAGACGAGACATAGAAAAGCTCTGATAGAGCAGAagcaccaaaaagaaaaattatttcgTGAGCAAGCCAG ACGAGCAGACGCGCGTAAACGTGCTCTGGAAGTGGAAAGACAAAGAGCAGCCAAAGTTGCAAGCCTGCCACCTCCTCCACCACGTCCTTTTGAG agTTTTGAAGTGAAAAAGATCCTTGCTGTGAAGCCCTGTGGTGCTGGCAACTTTTCTGTTACACGTTACCATATTGCTGAAGCTTTGGTGGACAGAGAAGTGGATGGAGAGCAG CCAGATGCTCATTTAGCTGCTGAAGAAGAAGGGAGGCGTTTGGAGGAACTAcacagggaggcagagagggaaagaagaaagcagcttGAAAAGGCACATATTAGAGGAAATCACGCCTTGAAGAAGATGCAGTTGGCCAAG GACAGGGAAAGATTCCTGGAAGAACTGGAGCAAATGCATGCTCAGGATCGGATGCGCAGGAGACAGGTTGTCGCACAGATGCCACCTCAGGTTTCAGTGCCACCATGCAAACGCATGGAAGTAAAAGAAGAATGGCAGAGAGAACTGGAGTCTGCATTTGAAGAAATGTGCAGTGAAGACAGGA ACATGAAAGGAGACCTGATTCTGCAGTTTGAGCCACAACCTTTGCCAGCCCCttctgacagagctcaagatAATGATCTTGATATCTCCTTGGAGCATGAATCTGCTTGTGACACTCAACCAGAACTTCCTTGTGATACTCAGCAAGAATCAGGACGCGTGATAGAAGAGGAGGTCTCTAATGAACCAGAAA GgcatgaagaaggaaaaacttGCCAACCTCGGTCAAAACTTGCTTTAAAGAAATTGTTGAAGAAAATTAGAAGCCAAAAAGAGGAGTGGACATCAAAAAGTGAGAAAGAGAGTCAAAGTGAATTTGAAACTATTGAATCAGGCACAATTGCTAGTGAAAAGAGACCATTATATGGTTTAGAACTTaacaaggagcagcagaaaaatactgTGTCTGAAGCCAAAG ACTCTATGAAAATGTTGGAAAATGCAGTTGCAGATGACAAGTCAGTTCCAATCCATCCTCAAGAACAAGCAGCTAAAATCAGAATGGAAGAGGAGAGACAGAAATGG aATGAGGAAatagagaaacagaaacaggagcagctggccttgattaaaaaaattgaggAAGAGAAAGCTCTTTTGGAGGCTGATTATCTGAAGATCCAAATGCAAACCTGTTTGGAGCaggctaagaaaaaaaaggaagaggaagacgAAAGTCAGCTGGTACAAAGCCACAGTCTCCATTCCACAGACCAGCAGAACCAAATGGAACATGAG aCTGGAAATGTATCAGAAAGCAGGAATCCAGGAGAAGACAGTCATAGACAGATGATACATAATTTTCAACAGCGCCTTCTGCAGCAAAAAAG GTTGCACAAACAAACCATTGAAGAAGCTAGAAAGAATCTACAGGAGTACCAGAATACACTGAGGCAAAGGTATTTGTCTGCTTCTGAAACACCTCTGAGCACAAGGGAAACAAAACCCATTAATTTAGAGGCTGTCTCAGAGCCGCTCCTACAGATGCAAGGAGCGCAGCCAGCACAGTaccaggcactggaacaagttcATGCCCAAGAGTATGCGCGGTCATTACCTGAGTTTTCAGGAACGTTGGGTATGTTGGAAAAACCATCTTCACAGAAGCAGCAAGAGGATGTGCGTAATATTTGTGCTGGAAAATCAGTGCATTTTTCAGAAGCATCAGAATTGAAGCATGGAGGGTTTCACTTGCCCTGTGACTGTCCTTCACAGAAACAAGTGGGAATATTCGAAACTGCCAATAATCACATCAGAGAACCATTCCAGTCCCATTTACCGTCAGGGTCAGTCAGGAAAGAAGTGACTGCAGGAAGAACACAACCAGAAGCACAGCAACAGCACTTGAGATTTGTGTCACGTGCAGAAAGTTCCTCTGAGTCTTCAGAAACAGTACACTCTAAAGAGTTACCTCAGAAGATATCTAACTATCGAAACAAGACAGAAGCTGGAGAAGAGCATCCATTTAAGAAGTCCATCATGCCAGCCACAAGGAGATCAGCCTTGGCTGATCCTTTAGCCTATCAGCAGGGATCTGtagagagcagcagcaaaacaaaccctgaTCAACCTCTCAATCTTTCTGAACCCACAATTCTAGTGCATGAAGAATCTAAAGCCCAGGGTGTTGAAGAATTCTTGATGTCAAAAGCAGAAGATGCATCTTCGTTAAATTATTCTGGTATATTGAGCTTAAGGGACAGAGTGCTGGCCTCATCAGAAAGCATCCAAGCTCAGCAAAAGTATTTGAAAGAATTGCAAGAGCAGCTAGATGCACAAAGAGAAGCTCTTCTTTCTAAACAGAGAATACAAGAAAAACTACTTTTACAGAAGCAAGATAAATTGAAGGAACAGATGCAGAGACAGCAAGAGGCTTTGAAAGAACTACTAAAAAAGCAG GTGAGACATATGTGCCCAAATGAAGAAATGACAGAGGCACAAAAGCCTGTCAGGATTAAAAGAACTGACTTCTTCCAAGTGTCAGAAAACTACCAGCAAGAGAATTGTGGCAGGAATAAATTTCACGGAAGTGAAACAATTTCACGGTGCATTGGCCCGGTTGAGCAAACTG AACAACCTGAGAAAGTTCTCTGTAGAGAACAGAAATGGAGATCTTCCAAACCACCAGTGACAAAAGTCAAGTTAGGTCTTGGTTTGGAGCAACATGAACTTAGTATTATACCAGAGGTAGACACACCGAAGAGTTGCAACCTCTCTTTGGCAG GCATAACAAGCTATGAAGGAAAAGCCTCCAATGGAAGTCCAAGGCAAACTAATCCACCAGGAAGATTATTACAAGAATTGCTGAAGATGGCTGCTGAAACGTCATGTGAATCAG CCCAGTCCCAGGATTCTCAAGTGTCTCAAGATTCACCAGTTGTTGCTGCTGAAGGTGGAGAGAGACTTAGAGCAAGTTCTGGACCATCACTGAGGCTTGATAATACG GAAGTGACAGGTTCAGAGGCTTTCATGCAACGAAGACCCTGTGATGTAGCTTCAACAGTTTCCACTGGCACCTTTTCAACCAGTGAAATGTTGAATGCAAGCCCTGCTGACACTG GATTGTCTTCTGATAGTAGAGAAGATGGAATTCTGAGAGAAACAGGAAGCCACCCTTGGAACTCTTCACTTCCTTTTACCTTGCAGCAGAGGCAAGAGATTTTGTCTGGAGTGTGTGAAAGTCAGTTGTCTGAAGGAGAGAAGTACTTTTATAGAGAAAACCAGATACAGCAGATCTTGGGGAGACCTACTGGCAACTTGAACTCTTACTCGGAGGACAATACACATTTCCAAG CTCTAGCAACTGAACTCTGTTTTCCTGAAATGGAGGGACCTTTTCCAAACTTCGATCACCAGATCTTTCAGCCTTTGGAAGCAAGTGTTGATTTTGatacatcatcatcatcatcatgctGTTCTCAATACAGGATTTCCCAACACAGCAGAGAATTTAGCAAG ACTTCAGAATTTTCAACAGAAAGTCCAGATGTGTCTGCATTTGTAGAAGAGAAAAACTCCAGTCTGAACAGACAAAGAAGCAGTTTGCCTTCTAATCTTGAAGCAAATGGGCAAAACGTTTCATCAGAAGAAGGGTTGGTTGGAGAAAATGTTGCTCCAG GATCTGAAGAATCTTTTCACACACTGCAATTAGAATCTACTCTGAGTGATGACTGTCAGAATGCTGATCAGACAGGGGATATGAACATTGTGTCACAGAGACCTTTTGAACAAGCCCCTGGAATTAAAAACAGAGGGAATGAGAGCTGTGCTTCACCTGCAAGTGGATATGAAGAGCTGTCAAGAAGTATGGGGTGTATTAATCTCCAGGGTTCAGTGGAAGATCTGCGGAACAAAAGTCTGATTCACCTGGAAGAGCAAAACTCATTTTATCAGCTAGATCCCATACCAGTTACAATGGATGAAACTTTCCCTCAGCAATTAATAAAAGAGACTGTGCCTTCTGAAAAGTTATCTTTGGAGGCATTTGATAAGAAGGATGAGAAGCTTCCTGAAAAATCAGTTCATGTAGATGAAGTAAATAAAGCTGTAGATCTGCATTCTCAGTGCAATATGGACAAGGAGGAGCCAGATCAAAGCTTTCCAGAGGGACAAGAGTCTCTGAGGGTTCTCAAAGAAACCAACTTGGAGGACTCAGACATCCGTTTGCACCCTGTTGTACAGCAGAACAGTTCTTTATTTCAAGGACATGAAAAACATTCTTATCCTGTGCCCAGAAGCTCATGTCATATTCCAGTCTGG GAGACTGAGTCAGGGCACGGTATTCTGGAAGAACCTGAGCTCACTCTGGTAAGCTCCAATGATATCAGTATTGTAGAATCAGACATTGAACATCCTAACCAAGAGAAAATTAAGGAGGATGCAATGGATAACTCAGCATGTGTGGATCAGTCTGAATGTAATGTTTATACTGAG GAGAGAGAATTTTTGCCACTAACTCCAGATGCAGATGATTCAGCATTCATAAGGCCTGACAGTTCTCCCAAAGCCCAGAGTCCCAACAAGAGTCACTCTCCGTCACATCAGACTGCAG tgatgGTGCTGGAATTCGCAGCTACACCCGAAAGTttacaaaaagcttttttaaaaagaaagcagaatttcatcCAGGAATCTCTGAAAAGAGtagaagcaataaaaaataaggagagagaaaatgaaaagctgagaGCAAGAAAGCTTCTAGGAGGAAAATCTGAGGTTCTAAGAAGCAGACAGAAGTCTGGTCTTCTCTCCG gaAAAAATGGTGCACTTGCCAATCATTTGAAAAAAGTAGGAGAAGTGAAAGTATCTTCTCCAGAGGATAGGAAGTCTGGAGAAATTGAAATGCACCAGCGTACATCCAG acTTTATAATCAGCTTGCAGAagtaaaaatcagaaatgaagaaaaaacaaggcAAGAAACTTATGctaaaaacagagaaaaggctAAAGAGTTTCAAAAG AAAATGCTGGAGAAACTGCGGGCCAAGAAAACTTGCAAAGCACCATGA